The window GGAGCCagtgtaaatgtttttaatgtttgggTTTTAAAAACTCCAAATATTAATCATTGGCAGCTTCTGGGATAAAAGCTCTTGGAGATGAATTTCCTTTTGAACTTTTCCTGTGAAACTGAGCAGAGTTAGCTGGATAGCATATAAGTATCATATAAGTACATTCCTCCGTTATTAACATGATCTTATATTACAATGTATACACCACTATTTTCAGTTTAAGTCATAATTACTTCAGTAGGTTGCCCCACATGATCAACACCATCAAATATTTGTTCACATGGTCCACCCTGAACATTTCAATGCAGCTAGGCCAGCTATGTAATACAATTGTTTTCACAGTTTGCCCCGATTTTTATTAGGTTAcatgtacatttatttaaatgtacctgatttaaacatttattgaaaCTCATGTCAAATGAATGCATGTAATACTTACATTCCTTTCTGGCCTACACCTTctaaaagagacacacacagtatgGGAGTTCTGTGTCATGTGGTTTCGAAATGTTTTTCGTTCATTTTTGTCATCAAAATTATGGGTATGTTTGTCTTATGTTCCTTTGCTAGGAAAGTTGGTTGGTACCAACAGTAGAAAGGCCCTGGCCTGGAGCGTTTTGGGTAGTGATAGGCAGATGAAGCTTTATGAAGCTTTGAAGATTTTCATCTACAATAACTGGTTCACTCCATCGCCAAGCTtcttgaggcttcatttgctctcaTAGGACATCTACTGGACGCAAAAATATAAGTTGGCACCAGTTCAGCCATCTGCAGCTAAAGATCGTCTGGACCAAGTGGAGGGAGAAGTCACAAGAAACAAGGCCTGGTGGTAGTATAGTGCGCCCTCCTGTTGACTTCACGGAATGGCAGCCTACCAGGATGGCTGGTTCTCTGGGCGTTCCTGATCAATGGGGGACAGAGTCTCTTTCGTCAGGCCATGTACAGCACCATTACCAAGAAACTGGAAAGAGCCAAAAAATGCAGCCCTACAGGGATGATGAGGACATTGAAAGCTATCTGGCCACGTTCGAACGCATCGCATTGCCTTGATGTGGCCCCAGGACAGTTGGGTTCTTCATCTTGTTCCCTCCCTGTGCATCAAAGCAAGAGCAGCTTACTTGGCCTCGGACATTGACTATGCAATGGAGTATGACCAGGTGAAGACAGCCATTTTGCAGAACTTTGATATCAGTCCAGAGACTTACCGTGTTCAATAACGCTACAGCAAAGTGGAGGCTGGGGGAAACACCAAAAGAACTTCAGGCACAGCTGAAGGAGCTTTATGTCAAGTGGATAAATCCAAGACATAAGTCCAAGGTGGAGATTGGTGATGTCATTGTCATGGAGCAGTTTCTACACATCCTCAACCCAGAGCTGCAAATGTGGATGGATAGCACGATCCGTTAAATTCTTGTGAACAGCTGAGCTGGCAGAGACCATTTCAGCTCGAAGGTCCTTCCCAGAACTATCACATTGGAAGTTCAGCTGCTACACCTCTCTACTATCAAGGTAATAATGGGGATGGTTCAGTTATTGGGTCTAGGAGTTTTAATAGATCACTAGAGGCCAGGCCCCTTGTATAGGATCACCCTAGTAGGAAGCCAGATAAGATTCCCCCTGTGTGTAACAACTGTGATCAGCCAGACCACCTGAAAGGAGAACGCCGTACTATTGCTTTAAAGAAGTCGTATTTAAGTTCCGTGTACTCACCTTTCTTTAGAACAGTCAATACTGAAGTCTGGTAGTGTGGTCAAAGTACAGTATGTCTAGCAGGTCATTATTGTAAAGCTCTGTTAGATACAGGAAGTGACCAGACTCTGATTAGAGAAGACCATTCAAGACCATTCAATCAGATGTTGGTACAGGCAGGGAAGGTTAATGTAACCCGTATTCATGGTGACAGCAAGACTTATCTATTCAGATAGATGGGCAGGACTGTATTCTCAGTGTTGGGGTGGTAAAAATTGCCCTATCCCATAGTCTTGGAAAAAGATTTGCCAATACTCTGAGTTAATAAGTCATTAATAACTCAGAGTACCAGGGCCCTGACAGGACTAGTGTAGTATTGAACAttggagtcccctacaggggTGACatgaaggaccccatttagggaccccaaaaAGGTCAAATACTCCAAGCTGTTAATAGGTGCACACGCAGAAACAGTTTCAGCTTCAACAAAACCCTGAAAGTCATGCCCCGCAAGAGGCCTGAGATGGGGAGCAGCCAGCAAACCAGGTTGGAGTTAAGTGCTGAAAATGAGAGATGAACAGGAGCAGCTGGCTGAATTATAATACTGACTGACAATACCGCGACTGCACAGGTGAGGCAAGAAGAACAAActtacccactgcaccaccgtgccgacTTGaataacacagaaaacacaagaattaacagaaaacacagaccAAATGGTAAACAATAAAGCTAGATGACATAAAGATAAgaaaaaggtacaaataatgataaaaacaacaataaggaAAATACACATAGAAATGATGCAGAAaaccataataaataaaagataacacGTTTATCAACCTAGTAGAACGATGGTGATGACGTATGAGTTTGCGTTCAAACAACAACACtcctgaccagcagggggcggtacGACAGTCAGAAACTTCACAttaagaaaagaagaagagcgtTTCGCCACAATGTATTACAGAACGTCTCTGGTCCGAGCAGGAGGTGGATCGGAGCGGTCCCGGTCCGCGGCACACGACCAGGTATCGATTAATGACGTCACTCTCAGTCCGATCCAAGCTGCACCTGTCTGTAATTCTGATCAAACGATATTCATTAGTGATGATCGATGACCTGTTTACAGCTGCTCTTCACGGGGTCATCAGATGTAGGAATCCAGCtggaagaggagctgaaacTCAGTTTCTTTTTACTGTTTCTTTAGTCCTTAATCTGAGGGATTAGGTCGGTGAACCAGGACGGAGAAGCTCCTCCGATCCAGGTGTGTCTTCCTCTTGTCAGGTATCGAGCTGGGAtcgatttattttattttataccagACAGATCCTACATTCCATTCAGTGAGAATGCTGAAGAAAAGTTCCTCTGGTCATCCTGTCTGAGGAGAACCTGATCAGGGTCAGGATGTCTCCTGAAGACACCTGCTGggattaaaatagatttttaatctACTCGTGTTTTAATATTCTCTATTCGGGGGAAATGTGTTCAGTGTCATTTGTTTATTCCATGTTCCGCTGCAAGACCACGACGACAGGAAGAGGCTCTTCAGCTCATATTAGTTCATAGACTATCATTATTAACAAGAACGTATCAATACAATCATTTATTATCATCGACAGACCTCTTTTCTGCCCCACCCTGTCACAACGACCCCCATCGACCCCCATCGACCGCCCTCCATCAGCCCATGAAGACGATCGCAGTCCTGGGGGGAGGAATCGGGGGTTTGGCAGCCTCGTACTACCTCTGCAGGAGCCCTCAGGTCatcaaggtacacacacacacacacacacacacacacacacacacacacctgtgatcACGTGCTCTCAcgttgtttctgttttatttctgtatttattccGTATCTCTGTCCTGAGATCGGAGCGGACTGATGAACAGGacttctctgctttttttttccaggtcgTACTTTTGGAGTCCAGCAGTCGTTTTGGGGGCTGGCTCTGGTCCACCAGGAGGTCAGACGGGGCCGTGTTCGAACATGGACCCAGAGGGGTTCGCCCGGCGGGGGCAGTGGGACACAACACACTCAACATGGTGACGTGCACCCGAGTAATGAGGGCAGAATCCGTTTAGGGGTAGATGTGGTATTTTTAACCAGTGACATGttgattctttgtgtgtgtgcgcgcgtgcgcgtgtgtgtgtgtgtgtgtgtgtgtgtgtgtgtgtgtgtgtgtaggtgcatGACCTCGGTCTGAGTGGGGAAATCCTCCCCGTTGCCTCCAGTCACGTCGCCTCCAGAAACAGATTCCTGTACGTCAACAAGCAGCTCCACAGGATGCCTTCAGGACTGAGGTGAGATGTTCAGGTCCTCAGGTCCTCAGGTCCTCAGGTCCTCAGGTCTTCAGGTCCTCAGGTCCTCAGGTCTTCAGGTCTTCAAGTCCAGAGGGACGTCGTGTGTGTTTGGATCGGAGCTGTTCGTTCTCCATCAGTCAACACGGACGATTTCATTATAAATGAAGTCTGTGAATCTTCTAAATCCGTTTTAAATGTtaagaggagagggggggggttatgggGGGGTGTAGGTAACTTATTTCTAATGTTGTCATTGAAAATGATCTCAAATTTAGCAACAATGCAAAACTAAACGTTTTttgaacataaatataaatagaattagACAAGGAATGTGATTTTATTAAATGAACGGAAACTTTAaaattttttcaaatgttttgctctccataaaaatatttcctgtcAAAGTCCTAGCAGTTAGAATATTGTGCGTGATGCAAAAATACCTTCAAAAATAAGCTTtcaagtaaaaattaaaataacaacaaaacattcaatgtttttttttttgctcaattgCCATTTGATAAAAATtgagttttaaatttaaaatatcttcaATTATTTTgctcaaattaattttctgtcaGAATTCTATAACTCGAAAATATTAACATGCTACAAAAATACCAAATCTAAACCCCCAGTTTTTGCTGTTCTAAGGTCATTTTGTCCCAGCTGGATGCAGCATCTGGTGACTCGTGATGCAGGAAGGTTTTGGGGAGCCTATTGGCGTTGTCGCACTGCATTATGGgatctgtagtttgtgtgttatCAGCATTTCATATTGCTGGGCCATTAATAATTAAACTAATAGATCTATATGAAATAATCGCGCTGAGATATCTCTCAATGTCTGATTCAGAGAATCATCTTGTGGTCCAAATGTGATTGTTTCTACCATGAactaaaaaatgtattaaattctATCTGTTCatcttatttgtctgtttttctctcagCGGACTTCTCAGCACTGTCCCGCCCTTCTCTCGTCCTCTGCTGTTGAGCGTTGCCATGGAGATACTggtgaaaaaaagcaaaaaagatgACGAGACTatccattcatttgtttccagGAGGCTTGGAAAGGAGGTGGGTTAATATTTCTGTGTCCTGATAGCCGGTGTCAATCACAACTATTTCTTGAAATGTcttttccgtgtgtgtgtgaatgtgtgtgtgtgtgtgtgtgtgtgtgtgtccagctggCGGACATCGCTGTGGACAGTTTGTGTCGTGGTGTGTTTGCAGGAGACTGCAGACAGCTGAGTGTTCGTTCTTGTTTCCCTCTTTTCTACGACGCAGAGCAGCTCAGAGGTTCCCTGATGCTGGGGATGCTGCTGGGCTCAGGTAACGCTCaacgtgtcacacacacacacacacacacacacacacacacacacacacaccgacatgATGGGATGGGATGGTAGGACGACTCTTAGAATAATACCAAATTCTatggattttgatttttgccTGCTTCCAGTTCTGAGTTCCTCTGGATTATTTTTTCTCTGACGTTGTTAATCCCGTTCCTGATATTTTATGGGATGGAAATTTGTAGATGAAGAAGAACTGAGTCACAAAAATACTTGTGAGCTTCACGAAAGTGTAAAGTCTTTGTTGGTGATCATTTGGAGGTACGACCGCTGTGATAATTCGCTGCGTTCCGAGATTCACGTAATGCAGTgaacttccagatgccgtcagccaatagaaagcgtgtatggtgtcacatgactacctactaaaaaccCGCGTGTGTTGATGCGCCAATGCGAGAGGAAACTGAAACAAAGTGTTGTGTGTGGGAATCTTCCAGGTCCCAGACCTGTGGCCCCCCGAGGGCCTCTGGCTCAGAGATCCATTAAGGAGTCATGGACCCAGTGGTCACTCAGAAGGGGAATGGAATCCATCCCAGAAGCCATCACTGAGCGTCTCCACCAGAGTGGGAGGGTGCGGCTTCACAGCGCGGCGCCGGTTAGACACGTCACGCCTTCAGCCCCCGGGTGGGAGGTGGGTTTGGAGACGCGCTGGCGCCGCCAACGAGGGGTGTTTACAAGAGCATCACGCGAAAGAAGTGCACTTCATAATGTGACCGAAAACATAGAACATCAAtcagaaaaaatgaaatgtcgTGATTTACTGGTGAACTGtttaattatttacagtatttaattatgtgtaaataatacttagtgttatgtttatatttacacacacacacacacacgtacgtaaCAATAATTTTTCTTCTGCGTCGCCCTTCAAACGCGTCTCTAGCTATCAGTAATAACGTTT of the Antennarius striatus isolate MH-2024 chromosome 14, ASM4005453v1, whole genome shotgun sequence genome contains:
- the ppox gene encoding protoporphyrinogen oxidase isoform X1; translation: MKTIAVLGGGIGGLAASYYLCRSPQVIKVVLLESSSRFGGWLWSTRRSDGAVFEHGPRGVRPAGAVGHNTLNMVHDLGLSGEILPVASSHVASRNRFLYVNKQLHRMPSGLSGLLSTVPPFSRPLLLSVAMEILVKKSKKDDETIHSFVSRRLGKELADIAVDSLCRGVFAGDCRQLSVRSCFPLFYDAEQLRGSLMLGMLLGSGPRPVAPRGPLAQRSIKESWTQWSLRRGMESIPEAITERLHQSGRVRLHSAAPVRHVTPSAPGWEIQLEDGVVSADHIVSALPAKALASVLPPSCQPLIQQLQGISSVTVAVVNLEYAGNVLPVTGFGHLLPSSEDRGVLGVVYDSVPFPQHDSPHGETTRLTVMMGGAWFQEVFGDPDAVTEEGLLAGATEAVRRQLGVTSAPCWSHVSLQRDCIPQYYEGHYRRVESMRSFIRKNNLPLSLIGSSYDGVSVNDVIYNARRAVEDLTGNEV
- the ppox gene encoding protoporphyrinogen oxidase isoform X2; amino-acid sequence: MKTIAVLGGGIGGLAASYYLCRSPQVIKVVLLESSSRFGGWLWSTRRSDGAVFEHGPRGVRPAGAVGHNTLNMVHDLGLSGEILPVASSHVASRNRFLYVNKQLHRMPSGLSGLLSTVPPFSRPLLLSVAMEILVKKSKKDDETIHSFVSRRLGKELADIAVDSLCRGVFAGDCRQLSVRSCFPLFYDAEQLRGSLMLGMLLGSGPRPVAPRGPLAQRSIKESWTQWSLRRGMESIPEAITERLHQSGRVRLHSAAPIQLEDGVVSADHIVSALPAKALASVLPPSCQPLIQQLQGISSVTVAVVNLEYAGNVLPVTGFGHLLPSSEDRGVLGVVYDSVPFPQHDSPHGETTRLTVMMGGAWFQEVFGDPDAVTEEGLLAGATEAVRRQLGVTSAPCWSHVSLQRDCIPQYYEGHYRRVESMRSFIRKNNLPLSLIGSSYDGVSVNDVIYNARRAVEDLTGNEV